A single genomic interval of Astyanax mexicanus isolate ESR-SI-001 chromosome 4, AstMex3_surface, whole genome shotgun sequence harbors:
- the LOC125780467 gene encoding zinc finger protein 239-like: protein MEPSPDMEKHQHSVKSFTKQSDLKKHQRIHTGEKPYHCSDCGKSFTQQSTLKNHQRIHSGEKPYHCSDCGKSFTEQSSLKKHQRIHTGEKPHHCSDCGKSFTEQSTLKNHQRIHTGEKLYHCSDCGKSFTEQSTLKNHQRIHTGEKPYYCSDCGKSFNQQGHLKIHQRIHTGEKPYYCFDCGKSFTQQSSLKKHQRIHTGEKPHHCSDCGKSFTEQSTLKNHQRIHTGEKPYHCSDCGKSFTKQSHLKIHQRIHTGEKPYHCSDCDKCFTTQSDLKIHQRIHTGEKPYHCSDCGKSFTKQSHLKLHQRIHTGEKPYHCSDCGKSFTLQSELILHQCIHKR from the coding sequence atggagccaagtcccgacatggagaaacatcagcactctgtcaagagttttactaaacagagtgatctcaaaaaacaccagcgcattcacacaggagagaaaccgtatcactgctcagactgtgggaagagttttactcaacagagtactctcaaaaatcaccagcgcattcactcaggagagaaaccgtatcactgctcagactgtgggaagagttttactgaacagagtagtctcaaaaaacaccagcgcattcacacaggagagaaaccacatcactgctcagactgtgggaagagttttactgaacagagtactctcaaaaatcaccagcgcattcacacaggagagaaactgtatcactgctcagactgtgggaagagttttactgaacagagtactctcaaaaatcaccagcgcattcacacaggagagaaaccgtattactgctccgattgtgggaagagttttaatcaacagggtcatctcaaaatacaccaacgcattcacacaggagagaaaccgtattactgtttcgactgtggaaagagttttactcaacagagtagtctcaaaaaacaccagcgcattcacacaggagagaaaccacatcactgctcagactgtgggaagagttttactgaacagagtactctcaaaaatcaccagcgcattcacacaggagagaaaccgtatcactgctcagactgtggaaagagttttactaaacagagtcatctcaaaatacaccagcgcattcacacaggagagaaaccgtatcactgctcagactgtgataagtgttttactacacagagtgatctcaaaatacaccagcgcattcacacaggagagaaaccgtatcactgttcagactgtggaaagagttttactaaacagagtcatctcaaactgcatcagcgcattcacacaggagagaaaccgtatcactgctcagactgtgggaagagttttactttacagagtgaacttatattacatcagtgcattcacaaaagatag